In Pajaroellobacter abortibovis, the following are encoded in one genomic region:
- the recD gene encoding exodeoxyribonuclease V subunit alpha, whose product MDFSNRSCGNVSYASFGAGALQFLKRGGGERVRTDSAYEEIRTLLKSAPQRQWGEELLSIAWEIVESVEPPCSEIHKTPLGFLVLASLLSVRYGHTRLPFRGEGKATFQNIMEELGVPLCIQQQIMRWLEESHIPTELQSIIGHGGEAKPIVIERGALALHKLYRMEKVLAQWVQSHADSAQQQIDKNAMDAAVQDVYQRPPFWKKKPMWLSLEQKKAVEAAALSNVLLITGGPGTGKTSVVVSILRMLVRLGLSPHQMALVGPTGKAARCLDKSVRTSLEAIDSPSLEDRELLTEVPRAQTIHSLLRYVPSTDTFRHHSLSRLPYQLVCVDEASMVDVSLMVYLVQALCDTTRFILLGDVDQLPSVEPGAVFRDLLSIPSEKNQEKWCTARLTENFRIQSEERREEGILSISYQIRSGQVPSSFTSPSCFQSMDSPFSFEAIRRKDAELLEGEWTAMEDPFLKKWFQTHIEPASSLRKVIQTTYPFPMNGASMDMYPELRSLLLHYEKSRILGATYFVREGGGMDQINQKLHQHMLKFIQPYHLDYIGSFPFCPGEPVLLYQNDYTHGLRNGDQGIVLRIKQAEKEQELAVAFLSFQGCQEELLLFPLFLLADRLEHAYAMTVHKSQGSEFDHVALILPQAATPFLTRELIYTAITRSRTSVVILGQLSILHQGITRTTPRHTWLPHLLQTCMM is encoded by the coding sequence ATGGATTTTTCCAATCGGAGTTGCGGGAACGTCTCTTATGCCTCTTTTGGTGCTGGAGCGTTGCAGTTCTTAAAAAGGGGAGGAGGAGAAAGGGTACGGACGGATTCTGCTTACGAGGAAATACGAACTTTACTTAAGAGTGCTCCACAGCGACAGTGGGGGGAGGAACTCTTAAGTATCGCGTGGGAGATTGTCGAATCTGTTGAACCACCTTGTTCTGAGATCCATAAGACTCCTCTTGGTTTTCTCGTTTTAGCCTCTCTGTTGAGTGTTCGATATGGTCATACGAGACTTCCCTTTCGAGGCGAGGGGAAAGCTACATTTCAGAACATCATGGAGGAATTGGGAGTCCCTTTATGCATTCAGCAACAGATCATGCGGTGGTTAGAGGAGAGTCATATCCCTACTGAACTTCAATCAATCATTGGGCATGGTGGGGAGGCGAAACCCATTGTAATAGAACGAGGTGCGCTTGCCTTACACAAATTGTATAGGATGGAAAAGGTGCTCGCCCAATGGGTTCAAAGTCATGCGGATAGTGCACAACAGCAGATAGACAAGAACGCTATGGATGCAGCAGTCCAAGATGTATATCAACGTCCTCCATTCTGGAAGAAAAAGCCTATGTGGCTATCCTTAGAACAGAAGAAAGCTGTTGAGGCTGCTGCTCTTTCTAACGTTCTCTTGATTACAGGAGGCCCTGGGACTGGGAAGACTTCAGTGGTGGTTTCTATTCTTAGAATGTTGGTCCGTCTAGGCCTTTCCCCTCACCAAATGGCTCTTGTAGGACCTACTGGCAAGGCTGCTAGATGTCTCGATAAGTCAGTTCGTACTAGCCTTGAAGCAATAGACAGTCCATCTCTTGAGGACAGGGAACTACTAACTGAAGTTCCGAGAGCTCAAACCATCCATAGCCTTTTGAGGTATGTGCCTTCTACGGACACATTCCGTCACCATTCCTTATCCAGACTCCCTTACCAGCTGGTTTGTGTCGATGAAGCTTCGATGGTAGACGTTTCTCTAATGGTCTATCTGGTTCAAGCGCTCTGTGATACAACCCGCTTCATTCTGTTAGGAGATGTGGATCAGTTGCCTTCTGTTGAACCTGGAGCAGTCTTCCGCGACCTTCTCAGTATCCCTTCTGAAAAAAACCAGGAGAAATGGTGTACTGCACGCCTCACAGAAAACTTTCGAATCCAATCGGAAGAAAGGAGAGAAGAAGGGATTTTATCCATATCCTATCAAATACGCAGTGGCCAGGTCCCCTCTTCTTTTACTTCTCCTTCCTGCTTTCAAAGCATGGATAGCCCCTTTTCTTTCGAAGCAATCCGCCGGAAAGACGCTGAATTGTTAGAAGGGGAATGGACTGCGATGGAAGATCCATTTCTCAAAAAGTGGTTTCAGACTCATATCGAACCTGCCTCTTCACTCAGAAAAGTCATTCAGACCACCTATCCATTTCCAATGAACGGGGCTTCCATGGATATGTATCCAGAGCTCCGCTCTCTCTTACTGCATTACGAAAAAAGCAGGATTCTTGGAGCTACTTATTTTGTTCGAGAAGGGGGAGGGATGGATCAGATCAATCAGAAACTTCATCAGCATATGCTGAAATTCATCCAACCGTATCATTTGGATTATATAGGATCCTTTCCTTTTTGTCCAGGCGAACCTGTTCTGCTGTATCAGAACGATTACACCCATGGTTTACGCAATGGAGATCAAGGAATTGTGCTGCGGATTAAACAAGCAGAGAAAGAACAAGAACTTGCCGTCGCATTTTTATCTTTTCAAGGCTGCCAAGAAGAACTCCTCTTATTTCCCTTATTTCTGCTGGCCGATAGATTGGAACACGCCTATGCAATGACGGTCCATAAATCCCAAGGATCCGAATTCGATCACGTAGCTCTCATACTTCCCCAAGCAGCCACCCCCTTTTTGACCCGAGAATTGATCTACACAGCCATAACCCGAAGCCGCACCTCCGTCGTCATCCTAGGTCAGCTATCCATACTTCACCAAGGCATCACCCGCACCACTCCCCGCCACACTTGGCTTCCCCATTTGCTCCAGACCTGTATGATGTGA
- a CDS encoding SxtJ family membrane protein has protein sequence MSYIPTTNQLPSDRKFGLTFGSILLAIALLPLWHSEPILRWALFLGVPLLILGVLSPHLLHPLNQKWMQLALLLHTIISPLLLGLLFYGVFTPIGLFLRWRGKNILCLQLEPEQKSYWIFRKSTISSQSFRNQF, from the coding sequence ATGAGCTATATTCCTACAACCAACCAACTGCCCTCAGACAGAAAATTTGGGTTGACCTTTGGCTCTATCCTTCTGGCAATCGCTTTATTGCCTCTTTGGCACAGTGAACCCATCCTAAGATGGGCCTTATTCCTTGGAGTTCCTCTCCTCATCCTAGGGGTTTTGTCTCCCCACTTACTTCACCCCCTCAATCAAAAGTGGATGCAACTTGCTCTTCTCCTCCATACAATCATAAGCCCGTTGCTCCTCGGTCTTCTTTTCTACGGCGTGTTTACACCCATTGGGCTATTCCTCCGCTGGAGAGGAAAAAATATCCTCTGTCTTCAATTGGAGCCAGAACAAAAGAGCTATTGGATATTTCGCAAATCTACTATCTCTTCTCAAAGCTTCCGCAATCAATTTTAG
- a CDS encoding SGNH/GDSL hydrolase family protein — translation MKIFNILKKIFGHTIIYFVYFLLIGEFILRLPFIRNRYIPFLNTPPLFKYDPLLKMVHVPLAKSNYEGEGKSFVQINSHGLRDIEYSLEKQNNTIRIAILGDSFTEAIQVPLEKTFCKQAEQHLKKCPFFQDKKVEIINFGVSSYGTIQEFLVLQKDVWDYSPNMVIIAMYTANDIMDNSPDFLTRHPRPYYEIKDNKLIQTSLRHFSAKQVKIQVKNIIHSHSNLLYLISSLRGQLAIKRRSQKEIPDLESGDVLELGENLGIYRPPTDQKWIHAWQLTEDFLLAIHRETQLHSASLLIMTLSNELQVFPYYNQVKDFMLRHHINDIFYPDHRISEFAKTNHIPILTLVPILQQFARSEKKCIHGFSNCIPCGGHWNELGHELAGKALAEKICAEASSYFHQN, via the coding sequence ATGAAAATTTTTAATATCTTAAAAAAAATTTTTGGACATACAATTATTTACTTTGTATACTTCTTATTAATAGGAGAGTTTATCCTTCGCCTTCCATTTATAAGAAACCGATACATTCCCTTTTTAAACACACCTCCTTTATTTAAATATGATCCTTTACTCAAGATGGTTCATGTACCATTAGCAAAATCAAATTATGAAGGCGAAGGAAAATCGTTCGTCCAAATCAATAGCCACGGTCTGCGAGATATAGAATATTCTCTAGAAAAACAAAATAACACAATAAGGATTGCCATCCTAGGTGATTCTTTTACAGAAGCGATTCAGGTACCTCTAGAAAAGACATTTTGCAAACAAGCTGAACAACACTTAAAAAAATGTCCATTTTTTCAAGACAAAAAAGTAGAAATAATAAATTTTGGCGTTTCAAGTTATGGAACAATACAAGAATTTCTCGTTCTACAGAAAGATGTCTGGGATTACTCCCCAAACATGGTTATTATCGCCATGTACACTGCAAATGACATCATGGATAATAGTCCTGATTTTTTAACACGTCATCCTCGTCCTTATTATGAAATAAAAGATAACAAATTAATTCAAACAAGTCTTCGTCACTTCAGCGCAAAACAAGTTAAAATTCAAGTCAAAAATATTATACACTCACATTCAAATCTTCTTTACCTAATCTCATCACTGAGAGGACAATTAGCAATAAAAAGAAGAAGCCAAAAAGAAATACCAGATTTGGAATCCGGTGATGTTCTTGAATTAGGTGAGAATTTAGGCATTTATCGTCCACCTACAGATCAAAAATGGATTCATGCATGGCAATTAACTGAAGATTTTTTGCTCGCTATACATCGAGAAACCCAACTTCATTCTGCAAGTCTACTAATAATGACACTAAGTAATGAATTGCAAGTTTTTCCCTATTACAACCAAGTTAAAGATTTCATGTTACGCCATCATATTAATGATATTTTCTATCCAGATCACAGAATTTCTGAATTTGCTAAAACAAACCATATTCCTATTCTCACATTAGTTCCAATCCTTCAACAATTTGCAAGGTCAGAAAAAAAATGTATTCATGGTTTCTCTAATTGTATTCCATGCGGCGGACATTGGAACGAATTAGGACATGAATTAGCAGGAAAAGCACTCGCTGAAAAAATATGTGCAGAAGCTTCTTCTTATTTTCATCAAAACTAA
- a CDS encoding tyrosine recombinase XerC, with translation MTIPQAIQAFLQHLEVERRVSPYTVKSYGRDLASLSRFIETVKDCRRGSSDPLSALRGIDLVLLRRWLGEMVNTHATSSMARAVAAVRAWMRWLHQLGWIEVNPADALATPKVRRGLPLCLSADAAKEVVEAPGFEGKMSVRDASILELLYGSGLRVSELVSVNIQDIDWEGGQVCIQGKGNKERVVPLGRLCQEALKKYLETRIHQTVAVPSKNQLEPLFLNHRGGRLSVRAVQRLVNRYGMIGAGRADLYPHALRHTCATHLLAGGADLRTIQTFLGHASLSTTQRYTHVSIEHLMKVYDASHPLARAFQEKE, from the coding sequence ATGACGATTCCACAGGCGATTCAGGCGTTTCTTCAGCATTTGGAAGTAGAGAGGCGAGTGTCGCCCTATACGGTAAAGTCTTATGGAAGAGACTTAGCTAGTTTATCTCGTTTTATTGAAACTGTGAAGGATTGTCGTAGAGGTTCTAGTGATCCCTTAAGTGCTCTTCGGGGTATTGATCTTGTGCTTCTGCGGCGGTGGCTTGGGGAGATGGTCAACACGCATGCCACTTCTTCGATGGCGCGAGCTGTTGCGGCGGTGCGGGCTTGGATGCGGTGGCTTCATCAGCTGGGATGGATTGAGGTCAACCCTGCTGATGCGCTTGCTACCCCCAAGGTGCGGCGTGGGCTTCCCCTTTGCTTATCCGCGGATGCGGCCAAAGAGGTGGTTGAAGCTCCTGGCTTTGAGGGTAAGATGTCTGTGCGGGATGCTTCTATTTTAGAGCTGCTGTATGGATCTGGGCTTCGTGTGAGTGAGTTGGTATCTGTCAATATTCAGGATATCGATTGGGAAGGAGGGCAAGTGTGCATACAGGGGAAGGGGAACAAAGAGAGAGTGGTTCCTTTGGGGCGCCTTTGTCAGGAGGCTCTTAAAAAATATCTTGAAACACGAATTCACCAAACAGTAGCAGTTCCTTCGAAAAATCAACTTGAGCCTCTTTTTTTGAATCATCGAGGGGGTAGACTTAGTGTGCGAGCGGTGCAGCGCTTGGTCAATCGATATGGTATGATAGGAGCGGGTCGGGCGGATCTCTACCCTCACGCATTGCGTCATACGTGTGCTACGCATCTTCTTGCAGGAGGGGCAGACCTACGCACCATCCAAACGTTTCTCGGGCATGCTTCTCTGTCCACGACGCAGCGGTATACTCATGTATCGATTGAGCATTTAATGAAAGTCTATGATGCATCTCATCCTCTTGCGCGCGCTTTTCAAGAGAAAGAATAA
- the pdxH gene encoding pyridoxamine 5'-phosphate oxidase gives MFDEPHDPFFRFRESFARALVSPPFDPIAMTLATADPSGHPSARIVFLKGMDERGFLFYTNRLSRKGKDLSLNPHAALCIYWPHLKEQIRIEGDVELTSDEESDTYFASRPRQSQLSAWASQQSEPLPSHKALMERMERFEKQFQHHTIPRPPHWGGYRLIPLQIEFWEEEVHRLHSRILYSRTSPLDTEWSIERLNP, from the coding sequence ATGTTTGATGAACCGCATGACCCATTTTTCCGTTTCCGTGAGTCATTCGCTCGAGCTTTGGTGTCTCCCCCTTTTGATCCAATCGCGATGACCCTGGCAACGGCTGATCCATCAGGACATCCCTCCGCTCGAATTGTATTCTTAAAAGGGATGGATGAGAGAGGGTTTCTATTTTACACCAACCGTCTGAGCCGAAAGGGGAAAGATCTTTCACTCAATCCCCACGCTGCCCTTTGTATTTATTGGCCTCACCTAAAAGAGCAGATCAGAATCGAAGGAGATGTGGAACTCACCTCGGATGAGGAATCAGACACTTATTTTGCTTCGAGGCCACGCCAGAGTCAACTAAGTGCATGGGCATCTCAGCAAAGCGAACCCCTCCCCTCTCACAAAGCATTGATGGAGCGCATGGAGAGGTTTGAGAAGCAATTTCAACATCACACCATTCCTCGCCCCCCCCACTGGGGAGGGTACCGTCTGATTCCATTGCAGATAGAATTCTGGGAAGAAGAGGTACACCGCCTCCATTCTCGAATTCTCTATTCCAGAACCTCCCCCCTAGATACCGAATGGTCCATAGAGAGGCTCAATCCGTAG
- a CDS encoding Sec-independent protein translocase subunit TatA/TatB produces the protein MLGLSFGELLVLAVVTLIVAGPQELPRVLHKIGRWAGELRRMAADLRASSEVDQFFEESIHSDLREIRKLMRGEWDDILTFQQVERNTSEWEIEKEHEHPLGGVDAYYVLPESAGMDEVLAPSKWSQDPIFTCGLEQDIEPVAADQQFVLPSSLSHPELQKKE, from the coding sequence ATGTTAGGATTGAGCTTTGGCGAGCTCCTGGTTTTAGCTGTTGTGACGCTGATTGTAGCAGGACCTCAGGAACTACCGCGTGTGCTTCACAAAATAGGTCGCTGGGCAGGTGAGTTGCGCAGAATGGCTGCTGATCTGCGCGCCTCCAGTGAAGTTGATCAGTTCTTTGAAGAGAGTATCCATTCAGATCTCCGTGAAATTCGTAAACTTATGCGAGGCGAATGGGATGATATCCTGACATTCCAACAAGTGGAACGAAACACTTCCGAGTGGGAAATCGAAAAAGAACATGAGCACCCCTTGGGAGGAGTCGATGCCTATTACGTGCTTCCTGAAAGTGCTGGTATGGACGAAGTCTTGGCTCCTTCCAAGTGGTCACAAGATCCCATATTTACATGTGGACTGGAACAGGATATCGAGCCTGTTGCAGCAGATCAACAATTTGTCCTCCCTTCGTCTCTTTCTCATCCTGAACTCCAAAAGAAAGAATGA
- the tatC gene encoding twin-arginine translocase subunit TatC, whose translation MSADLFSSLRKSQNDARMTFFEHLEELRVRLLRAVGALTGCTLVGWVYRVEILGLLLIPYENAWREKQIPGAPELQTLSPADAFVGYLQLSLFAGLIGAAPFFFYELWGFISPGLYPREKRLIIPFVFFSTLLFLAGVLFVYHIAFPFTFNYFLSLLGQVSEGGTVLTHRPTLEFYLDFAMRMILAFGLVFELPLFIAFLVIGGLVTPKQLLKFSRWAILLSFFVGAVVTPGPEVSSQVAVSSVLVALYFLSIGIAFLIRPSPSSFNEPA comes from the coding sequence ATGAGCGCTGACCTTTTTTCTTCCTTAAGAAAAAGCCAAAACGACGCACGGATGACCTTCTTCGAACATTTAGAGGAGCTACGCGTCCGCTTGCTCCGTGCAGTTGGTGCTCTTACAGGATGTACGCTGGTAGGTTGGGTTTACCGAGTCGAGATTCTTGGGCTGCTGCTGATACCTTATGAAAATGCGTGGAGAGAAAAGCAAATTCCAGGTGCTCCTGAGCTGCAGACGCTCTCTCCTGCCGATGCGTTTGTAGGGTACCTTCAACTATCTCTTTTTGCTGGTTTGATTGGAGCCGCCCCATTCTTTTTTTATGAGCTGTGGGGATTCATAAGCCCTGGTCTTTACCCTCGAGAGAAACGCTTGATTATTCCGTTCGTTTTCTTTTCTACGCTTTTGTTTTTGGCTGGTGTTTTGTTCGTCTATCACATCGCTTTCCCCTTTACGTTTAACTATTTCCTCTCTCTCTTGGGACAAGTGTCAGAAGGGGGAACTGTCTTAACTCACCGACCTACGCTTGAGTTTTATCTCGATTTCGCAATGCGAATGATTCTCGCTTTTGGGCTTGTGTTTGAGCTCCCTCTGTTTATTGCTTTTTTAGTGATAGGTGGCCTTGTAACTCCAAAGCAGCTTTTAAAATTTAGCCGCTGGGCGATTCTCCTCTCGTTTTTTGTTGGTGCTGTTGTAACTCCAGGTCCGGAAGTCTCCAGCCAGGTGGCTGTTAGCAGTGTTCTAGTCGCGCTTTATTTTCTGTCGATTGGTATTGCTTTTTTAATCCGCCCTTCCCCCTCTTCTTTTAACGAACCTGCTTGA
- the rsfS gene encoding ribosome silencing factor, translating to MTKERTSKKLSTEQPEKTSFERSHEQARRLALQIATAAMEKKAASLEILDVRRHVDYTDFLVLMMGHSDRQVAALVYGIEEALRKKNKKIHCSVEGLPHAYWVIMDFGDVVAHLFQQQAHQLYDLEGLWMDAQRIKLPKDKEEQGKNAA from the coding sequence GTGACCAAGGAACGCACTTCCAAAAAACTGTCAACCGAACAGCCTGAAAAAACCAGCTTCGAAAGATCACATGAGCAAGCACGTCGTCTCGCTCTTCAGATTGCAACAGCAGCAATGGAGAAAAAAGCCGCATCCCTCGAAATCTTAGATGTGAGAAGGCATGTGGACTATACTGATTTTCTAGTCCTCATGATGGGTCACAGTGACCGACAAGTCGCCGCGCTCGTGTATGGGATCGAAGAAGCACTGCGAAAGAAAAACAAGAAAATCCATTGTTCTGTTGAAGGGCTCCCTCATGCTTATTGGGTCATCATGGACTTCGGAGATGTCGTAGCACATCTCTTCCAGCAACAGGCACATCAGCTGTACGATCTTGAAGGGCTATGGATGGATGCCCAAAGAATCAAGCTGCCTAAGGATAAAGAAGAACAGGGCAAGAACGCTGCTTAA
- the mutY gene encoding A/G-specific adenine glycosylase encodes MKKSVAEKGVGSFTQGSCAENVSPEMISSLHGLLLAWYSTACRDLPWRKTNDPYAVWLSEVMLQQTRVETVIPYWKRFMDAFPTIQALAEASLESVLTLWSGLGYYRRAQSLHRTAQQVCSHYAGLFPQTVRELCALDGIGAYTAGAIASIAYQQPAPLVDGNVARVFARIFAIREDVRQKDGLKQVWKLAETLVSSDQPGEWNQAVMELGSLICVPREPKCLLCPVSAVCEARIIGLERQLPIQLSKPKPTIEQRIAFVLVRDGHVLLGQRWRGINAGLWEPPMISMETSSSERVENQKAVLRQSFGIHARQLCRVNSISHILTHRRLEVEIWRGETVKALKDEWKQDIYQTLKWVSLNAFEYCPLSMLSRKILRAAGISHRAQSPVDLS; translated from the coding sequence GTGAAAAAGTCAGTAGCTGAAAAAGGGGTCGGTTCTTTTACGCAAGGCAGTTGCGCTGAGAATGTTTCGCCTGAAATGATCTCTTCTCTTCATGGATTATTGCTCGCATGGTACTCAACTGCATGCCGTGATTTACCTTGGCGTAAAACCAATGATCCTTATGCAGTATGGCTGAGCGAAGTCATGTTGCAGCAGACGAGAGTAGAGACGGTGATCCCTTATTGGAAACGGTTTATGGATGCGTTCCCAACCATTCAAGCTCTTGCAGAAGCTTCACTCGAAAGTGTTCTTACACTTTGGAGCGGACTGGGGTACTACCGGCGTGCCCAATCACTGCATCGTACAGCTCAACAGGTCTGTTCTCACTATGCTGGATTGTTTCCTCAGACAGTTCGAGAGTTATGTGCCCTTGATGGAATAGGAGCCTATACAGCAGGTGCAATAGCCAGTATTGCTTATCAGCAACCGGCCCCTCTTGTAGATGGCAATGTGGCTCGTGTGTTTGCAAGAATATTCGCTATTCGGGAGGATGTGCGACAGAAAGATGGGCTGAAGCAAGTCTGGAAGCTCGCTGAAACTCTTGTTTCATCTGATCAGCCGGGGGAATGGAATCAGGCGGTGATGGAGTTGGGCTCTCTTATCTGTGTCCCTCGAGAACCCAAATGCCTTTTGTGTCCTGTAAGCGCTGTATGTGAAGCCCGAATCATTGGATTGGAACGGCAGCTTCCGATTCAGTTGTCAAAACCGAAACCTACAATAGAACAACGGATCGCCTTTGTGCTTGTGAGAGACGGTCACGTACTGCTCGGTCAAAGATGGCGAGGAATCAACGCAGGTCTTTGGGAACCTCCCATGATCAGCATGGAAACTTCCTCTTCTGAAAGAGTGGAAAATCAAAAAGCAGTGTTGCGCCAATCGTTTGGAATTCACGCCAGGCAGCTTTGTCGTGTCAATTCCATAAGCCATATTCTTACACACCGTAGATTGGAAGTGGAGATTTGGAGAGGGGAGACTGTAAAGGCGTTAAAAGATGAGTGGAAGCAGGACATCTATCAAACGCTCAAGTGGGTTTCTTTGAATGCATTTGAATACTGTCCTCTTTCCATGCTTTCTCGAAAAATTTTACGTGCTGCTGGGATAAGCCATAGAGCTCAATCTCCTGTTGATCTAAGCTGA
- a CDS encoding TolC family protein: protein MILGVIGFLSFLTHAEEGSIPTSNPRHTYTLAECLALVERNHPALWVARAKLGFIHAQLDEARWTPWWQWNASGIVSIVPPIEGTAVYSPSSRVKLLNPMLANVIQPFAKLEVSGIVPLYTFGKIEAARKAAEANVRVNEWDLEKVKQQARWDVRRAYFGLLLARNAKLILDEVLSRLDHAIELLKSKIEDGDPLVTEGDQFRLEVYREEISARAGEIPKGEATALSSLRFLTGVQTDFDIPNEVLRRPEKHLSSVTTYLLAARLHRPEINMVRTGVLARKYWLNFNRAKLFPDLGLALGVSYSVAPSAIVQTNPWINDPLNGFGFGVGLGFKWNLDLFPQAARVAQAQSQLEETRAQARMVLGGLSAEVEQAYASALEAKNREVAWERAEQKSKQWIVVIQEAVDMGIEKERALLDPLRAYVQARITHLQALLDYNNALSYLALVSGWDGAAP from the coding sequence TTGATTCTAGGTGTCATCGGGTTTCTAAGCTTTCTCACTCATGCGGAGGAGGGTAGCATCCCTACCTCAAATCCTCGCCACACCTATACGCTTGCGGAATGTTTGGCTCTGGTTGAACGGAATCATCCTGCTTTGTGGGTAGCCCGTGCAAAATTAGGCTTTATTCATGCTCAACTCGATGAAGCGAGGTGGACACCTTGGTGGCAATGGAATGCGAGTGGGATCGTGTCCATTGTCCCTCCTATTGAGGGAACGGCGGTTTATTCTCCTTCATCGCGCGTTAAACTATTAAATCCTATGCTGGCAAATGTTATACAGCCTTTCGCCAAACTTGAGGTGAGTGGGATCGTACCGCTGTATACCTTTGGTAAAATCGAAGCAGCTCGAAAAGCAGCTGAAGCAAACGTGCGTGTGAATGAATGGGACCTTGAGAAGGTTAAACAACAAGCGCGTTGGGATGTGCGGCGGGCCTACTTTGGTCTTCTTCTTGCCCGTAATGCAAAGTTGATTTTGGATGAAGTGTTGTCTCGCCTCGATCATGCGATTGAGCTCTTGAAATCGAAAATAGAAGATGGGGATCCATTGGTGACGGAAGGGGATCAATTTCGTTTAGAGGTCTATCGTGAGGAGATTAGCGCTCGGGCAGGTGAAATTCCAAAAGGAGAAGCGACTGCCCTCAGCTCTCTTCGGTTTCTAACAGGAGTGCAGACCGATTTTGATATTCCCAATGAAGTTCTTCGCAGGCCTGAAAAGCATCTCTCTTCCGTCACGACCTATCTTCTCGCTGCGCGCCTCCATCGACCTGAGATAAATATGGTTAGAACCGGTGTGCTTGCCCGCAAGTATTGGCTTAATTTTAATCGAGCCAAATTATTTCCAGATCTTGGTCTCGCTCTTGGTGTTTCCTATTCGGTGGCCCCTAGTGCAATTGTTCAGACAAATCCGTGGATCAATGACCCATTAAATGGATTTGGATTTGGAGTTGGATTGGGATTCAAATGGAATTTGGACCTTTTCCCGCAGGCGGCTCGGGTTGCACAAGCGCAATCTCAATTAGAAGAAACACGTGCTCAAGCGCGGATGGTCCTAGGTGGACTGAGCGCTGAAGTCGAGCAGGCGTATGCGTCTGCTCTTGAAGCCAAAAATCGAGAGGTAGCTTGGGAGCGTGCAGAACAAAAATCGAAACAGTGGATTGTTGTCATTCAGGAGGCGGTCGATATGGGGATAGAAAAGGAGAGGGCGCTGCTCGATCCTTTACGCGCCTATGTGCAGGCGCGGATTACTCATCTACAAGCATTGTTGGATTATAACAACGCGCTCAGTTACTTAGCGCTCGTTTCAGGTTGGGATGGGGCTGCCCCTTAG